The DNA region GCGGTCCAGGCTGACCACGGTGCCGCGGGCACGTGCACCCAACGGGCTTTTCGATAGTCAGGGGATTTCCCGGGGTTCACGACTGCGTGTGGAGCAGGGTGGCTCGGTGGTGCCAGGCGAGGTGGAGGGCGGCTGCGGCTCCAGGGGAGAGTTGGCCGAGTTCGCGGAGTCGGAGCAGGGTGTTGGCCTCGAACGGGAACGCGTGGGCGGGGACGGTGCCTTCGGCGTTGCTGTTGACGGCGGCACCGAATAGGTCGTCGTAGAGGTCGGGGTCGATGACGGCGACGGTGAGGATGTCCCCGCACAGGGTGAGCGCGTCGAGGGTGACACCGAGGCACCAAACGCGGATGTGTCCGTCGGCCAAGGCTGTGTCCATCGTGATGAACGGTTCGAGTTGGTCGTAGTGGATCGGGCGTCCGCTGCCGTCGTATTCGTCGTGGCCGAGGAGTTCTTCGGCGTACTCGCGTTGGATGTTGCGCCAGAGACTGAAGTCGGCGTCGACTGCGGCGGGCACGTAGCTGGAGGGTTGGAAGATTCCGGCTGGCAACAGGTGGGCCATGCCGCCTCCCCCTGCCACGCGTGTGCCGTCGCGTTGGTGCAGAACGACTCTGGGTGAGTCGCCGCCGCGGATGGTGAGCGTGCCGATCGCGCCCATGAGTGGCCTGCGGGACAGGTCTGCGGGGTCGCCGATGAGTTTGCGGAATGCCAGCCGACGCCAGGACCCCTTGCTGGCAAGTGAGTCTTGGTCGGTGGTGCCGAGGTGGTGCAGGGCGGTCTCGTGGGCGAGGGCTTCGTTGATGTCGATGGAGTCGAAGAATCCCATCTGCCCGAATTGCATCCGCAGCGTCGGGTGAGCCCAGTCGAGGCCGAGTAGCCGGAAACAGAGCCGGTTCTCGAAGAGTCTCGGCGTGGCAAGGTCGCGGACGGCGTGGTGGTATCGGCGGTAGCGGGCTTCGGTCGACGCGAGCGGCCGGGTGGCGGCGGTTTCCCGTTCGTCGCCGACGATGACCGGCTCGAACGCGCTGGTGTCCAGTTCGAGTGCGACGCGGCCGATGGGGACCGGCTGCTCGGGAATCCACGAGGGGTGGGCGATGACACCGGTGGCTTCCAGGCCGGGGACCTGGTGGTCGGGGTAGAGCTGTTGGGCCAGCACGGCCAGGCCGTGCCGGTGGGCGTTGAGCCCGGTCCGAACGTGGCGCCACTGGCGCTGATCATCATGGACACGCGGTTCGAGGCGGCCAGGTACAGCCACCAGGGTGAGCAGTTCGTGTGAACTGGTGGCGGGGATGGGCGCGGCTCGGCGCACTCGGCGGAACCCGAGTTCATCGACTGCGACGTCGAAGTACTCGGCCAGCAGGCGACGGTAGAACGGTTGAGGCAGGGCGACTTCGCCGCGTTCCCAGCGGCCGACGGTCTTCTTGGTGATCTGTGGGTGCTTCGCGTGTTTGCTCGCGGCGAGGTCGTTGAGTTCCTGGGCGAGGTCCTGTTGGGCGAGCCCCGCGTCTTCTCGGAGCCGGATTAGGGCCGCATTGGGAATGCGGGCGTCGACACGCTGCACCATGCGCACACGGTAGACGCTCAACCACGCTCCGTCCCGGTTTGTCCTCTGAATGTCCCCTTTTTGGGGCCAGGGTGGGTTCCGGGCGTGGTCGTTTCCGATGGTACGGGCTGGTGGACTCACTCTGTCGCAGTTTTACCAGCCTGAAGGGCCGCGGCCGTCTCGCCAGCTTGTTGACGCTCCGACCATGCCGCACCCGGTCTGGGTTGAGCAGTAGCGGCCAAGGCATCGCTTGTCCGCAGTCGATATCGGAGGTGAAGTTGTTGATTGATCATCAGCAGCGCGGCACCCGGACGGTGTTGGTCACCGGTGCAGCCGGTCTGATCGGCGTGCCGGTTCTCAGGTGCTTGCGCCGCAACGGATTTCGTGTCGTCGCGGTCGATGACGGCAGCGCTGGGACGCTGGGCAGGCTGGGGGAGTTCACTGGGTGCCTGGATGTCGCCATCCGGGTGGTCGACATCCGTCACCGTGACGAGCTCGCCCGATTGGTCGCTGCCACCCGGCCGTGGGCCGTGATCCATTTGGCTGCTCGGCACTTCATCCCCGACTGCGAGCGCGAGCCCGGACAGACCTTGGCCGTCAACGTCATCGGCACCCAGAACCTGCTCGACGCCTGCGCCGCCCATCCACCGGCGCGGTTCGTGTTCGCTTCCACGGCCGACGTGTACGCCGCGGATCTCCGTGCACACAGCGAGGACGACCCGATCGGCCCTCTGGGCGTCTACGGCTGCTCCAAGCTGCTCGGCGAGCGGCTGCTGCGCGACCAGGCCCACCGGCTGCCCGGATGCGCCGTCGTGATCGCCCGGCTGTTCAACGTCTACGGCCCCGGCGACCCCAATCCGCACCTGCTGCCGGAGGTGATTCGCCAACTCCAGCACGCAGCGGTGCTGCGTCTGGGTGACCTGGAGTCCGCCCGCGACTTCGTCTACGTCGATGACGTCGCCGAGGCGTTGGTCGCGCTGCTCGACACCGGGCACTCGGGGGTGTTCAACGTCGGCACCGGGCACGCGGTGTCCGGCCGCGAGTTGGTCGGCCTGGTCGCCGACACGATCGGCCAGAAGATCAGTGTTGAGCTGGACCCCGAACGGCTGCGCCGCCGGGTCCGGCCGGTGCTGTACGCCGTCCCGGATCGGCTACGGCAGGTCCTGCCGTGGTGGCCCCACACAACGCTGCGCGGCGGCGTCGCGCTCACCCTCGCCGACGGCACGGCCACGACCGAAGCGAGGGCGTCATGACAACGACATCAACACTGACATCGACGGTGACACCGTCGTTGATGTTCCTGCTGGACTCCCCGAACATCTGGCGCGGCCAGGCCCTGGCGGGCACACCGGCCCGCGTGCTGGCCCTGGCCGAGCACAGCCACCGTGCGGGCGCGAAGGTGACGCTGGTGCTATGCGACCGGGGCGCCGACTACGGCACCGAGCAGCACTGGCCGATGGACACGGTGCTGGTGCACCCTGCCGACTTCTACACCCCGCCCGCCCTGGTGACGGTTCTCGGTGAGCCGTCGGTGGACTTCCTGCTGTTGTGTGAGGCCGAATCGCTGGCCGCCCGGGGCCGCGACCTGGCGCGGCGACTCGGTGCCCGGCTGGTCTACGACGTCCACGACGACGAGTCCGCGGTCGCGGCCAGTCTCGGTGAACCCGCCGATGTCGTCGAGGAATACCGCACCACCCAGCGGGTCGCGCTGGCCGGCGCGGATCACGTCATCGTGTCCACCCGCAACGAGGCCACCCTCGCCGCCAGCGCGAGCGTTCCCGCCGAGCGGACCGCGATGCTGCCCAACGGCGCCGACCCGACACAGCGAACCTGCTGGGGACCCGACCCGGACGCCGGCACGTTGGTGTTCCTGGGCAACCTGTTCTACGAACCCAACGCGCGGGCACTCGCGTCGATCCGCAGCACGATCCTGCCCGCCCTGCACGCGGCCGGAACCGATGTCCGCGTCCGTGTCGTCGGTCGTGGCCCGGCCGCGCTGACCCGGCCAGCCGAGGGGATCGAGTTCACCGGCCGCGTGGACACCATCGACGAGGCGCTGCGTGGGGCGTCGCTTGCGCTGGCTCCGTTGGAGGCTGGTTCCGGCGCCAAGATGAAGGTGCTGGACTACCTCGCGGCCGGGCTTCCCGTGCTGGGCACCAGCGAAGCCGTCACCGGCCTCCCGCTGGATCATCCCGGGGTGCTGGTCGACGACGACCTGCACGCGTGGCCGTCGCTGATCACCACACTGCTGCGCGACCCGGGCGCGCTGCGCGAGGTCGGCCAGGCGGGTCGGGAGTGCGTCGAGCGGGGGCTGTCCTGGCAGCAGATCGGCACCGACCTGCTCAGGAACACCCACACCTGGCTGGCCGCCACCTCGACCACACCGCCGCTGGGCCTTGTGGGCGGGGTGTCCGGTCCGCGGTGGCTGGCCGAACACGCCGGACACAACGCCTTGGGCGACCCGGACACCACCAGCCCGGGGCACCCGCGCTGGCTGCGCGAATCGTCACCAACTGCGTCGAGGAAGGGGTAGCCCGATGGACACTCGGAACTATGACCTCGCGGTGGGCGCGTGCTCGATCAGCGCCGACACCGCCGTCCACGCGGCTATGGACCACTACCTCGCCAGTGTCGCCACCGCGCAGCCGGGAAAGGCCGACGTCGAGGTGAGCGTCCGCGTCGACCCAGCCGCTGTCGCGGCGACACGGCAGACATGGGCCAGCGTGCCCCCGAGCGAAATGCGCCGCAGCCACCCGGGTCACCGCTACCGGGCCTGGGCCACCGACAAGAGCGCCACCGTGCTGCTTCCCGCCCGGACAAGCGACCACACGATCACCGTCGACGGCCACCACATCCTCGTGCACGCGCAGCGGGCCGAGGTGGCGGCGACTGTTGGTGTCCGTATCGTGCGGCAACTGATCATGCGCGGCGGCGAAAACCGGGGCGGACGGGCCGTGCACGCCGCCGCGGTCGACCTCGACGGCACCGGGATCCTCATCGGCGGCTACCCCGGCGCGGGCAAATCCTCCGTGGTGACCCGCCTGCTCGAAACCCACCACGCGCGCCCTGTCTCCAACGACCGCACAGTCCTGATCCCAGGAGAGCCGGGTTGGCGCGCGGTCGGTGTGCCGCTGGCGTGGCGGTTCACCCCCGAGGGCCTGCACGCCTCACATGGCCTGGCCACCAGCATCAGCCGAGGAACCCCGCAGCGCGGCCACCGCCTGATCGACGGCAAGATCGAGCTGACCCCGCACGAGGTCGACGAGGCCCTCGCCTGCCGCGCCATGGCCACGACCATGATCGGCCGGCTGGTCATCCTCGCGCGGCTCCCCGATGACGCGGCCGGCCCACCGGACATCGGGTTCGTCCGCCAACGCCTGGACTTCGGCGTATCGGACTTCTTCGCCGAAGACTGGCTCGGAATCGCAGCGCACCTGCCCGGACGGCAAGCCACCGCGTCGCCGGTCGAGCAGGAGAACTGGTGGGCGCACCTCGCAGCGACCATGCCGACCCGGGTGCTGTCCTGGACTCACCCGTGCGAGCTGGACCGGGTCGCCGCCGCCGTCGCCGGAGCAGCCTCGGGCCACCGCTCGTGAGGGGCTGTGTGCTGGCAGGAGTGTGGGGAGCCGGGAAAACCTCGATCTACCAGCGCGTCCTGGCGCAACTGGCCGAGGGCGGCTGCCAGTCCCTGATCGCGATGCCCCAAGCCGCGACGATCACCACCCACACCTACACCCCCGGCAGCGGCGGCGATCACGCCACCGCGATCCTGTCCTGGCTGAACGCCCTGACCGACTTCCTCACCGACCTGGACCGCCGGTTCCAGAACAGCACGCTGCCCGGACACCGCTTCGCCCACGCCTGGACCCCGACAGCCGTCCTGGAAGGGCTCGGGTTCGACGTGCCCGTCTACGAGCCGCCCATCCACCGCGACACCCTGCTCGACCATGAACAACGGCTCGCCGCGATCGGCCTGCACCTGGTGGTGCTGCACGTTCCTGACGAGCTGATCCGAGGTCACTGCGTCGAAGGCACCCGCCGCCACCGTGGCGAGCGGTGGAGCGTCTACCTCGACCGGTTCGGCGCCGACGACGCCGCGAGAGCCGCGCACATCAGACGGGCACAGGACCGGCTGCTGGCCTGGGCGGACACCTCCCCAATGCCTGCGCACATCATCGACGTCGACAGGCAGGACTGGGACGACCTCGCCAGCCGGGTGGCCGAACTGATCACCGAACCCCTTGGGGCCACACATGACCAGCGCCATCGGAGCGAACCCACGCCCGCAACCTGCGCAGGTAGTCCTCCCGCATCGCGGTGTCCCTGACTCGGCTCCAGTAGTCCACCCCGGTCAGCAACTCCCACCCCGAGGCCACAGCCAGCCGCTGCGACCAACGATCCGGCCAAGCACCCGCCGACCGGTAGCCGTCAACGAACGCCTCCGCCCAGCCCGGCTGGCCATCGAACATCCACATCGCCGGCTTCACGAAGTCCATCACCGGATCCACCCACCGCAGATGCTCCATGTCCAGCAACATCAGAAACCGGCCATCCGGGTCGCACAGGATATTCGGCAAGTACAGGTCCAGGTGCGCGGTGCCCGCCCGCACCACCGGCGACACCTCCGTCGCCAGCTCGGCCAGCAACGTCAGGCCCGCTTCGATGACACCGTCGGACACGCCGGGGTCGTGGTCGCGGTAGGCGCTGTGCAGCAGCTCCACCCGCGCGTCGACAACGGCCGACCAGGTGCGCGGACCCGGGAACAGGCCGCTTGCCTGGTCACCAAACGCCGGAACAGGCACCTGGTGCAGCTGATTCAACGCCGCCCCGGTCGCCCGCATCACCTCCTCCACCGCGGTCGCCGAGACGGTGGCGGCGGCGTCCTGCGCGTCCTGGCCGCTGCGGTACTGCGACACGATGAGCAGGCGCCCGCCCGCCGCTGGGCTTGACCGAGTGACCCCGAGCACCCGCGGCACCGGCACACCGCACTCCCACACCCGCTGGTGCTCTGCGATCCGCCGCCGCACCACATCCCGATCACCGCACAGCAACACCTTGCCCACCAACGGACCGACCGCGGAGTCCAACACCCACGACGCGTGGCTGCGGCCCTTGCGCAGGACCGACACCGGGCGAACCGGGCCGGTGTCGGGCATCAGCTGTTCCACCGCCGTCGCGACACGTTCGGCCGTCGGTTCGTCTACACCCACAAGCTGCGACACTACGACTACCCACCGACACGAGAGGCACCCCCTCATGACCGTGACCACCGAGATCATCGCCAGGGCCGTGATCCGCCGCGACGGCCACCTCCTGCTGGCCCGCCAGATCGGCAAATCCTGGTACTTCCTGCCCGGCGGCCACATCGAACCCGGAGAACGAGTCGAACCCGCCCTCGTCCGGGAGATCGCCGAAGAACTCGGCACCGACGCCAAGATCGCCGGATTCGTCGGCGTCGTCGAACACGGCTACACCGAGGACGGCGCCACCCACCACGAACTCAACCTCGTCTTCGAGATCGCTCTGGCCCACGGCGACCCCACCAGCCAGGAAGACCACCTGGAATTCCACTGGCTCCCGCTGGCCAAACTCGCCGACACCGACATCCGGCCCACCACGCTCAAGAACGCCCTGATCGCCTTTGACGCCGACCGCACCCCATTCTGGCGCGGCTGGAACGGGTGAGCTCGTAGACCTCGCCACTGCGGCCGTTCGGCCCACACGGTTCCGCCCTTTAACCCCATGTCGAAGGTTGGATGGCTGGCTGGCCGGTGGGGCGTGCGCGACCTCGGACGCTGGCATCTGGATCGTCGCGAGTAGCGCTATCCAGGTGGCCTGAATTTTGGCGCGTAGGTCCTCGACCTGGTCGGCATCCACGGCGGCGACCGCGAGACTGCGACGCAGGACGCGGTGGGCCTGGCGGATGTTGGTCAACGTTGTTTCGGTGCGGCCGAGCTTGTCGGTCGTGGTGATGAGATGGTCGTGAGGGAACGGATGTAGGCGCCGCGTTCGCGGTCTAGTGCGAGCGGCGTCCAGGTCCGCGTCATGGTCTGCACGGAGCGCGGCAGACGCCTCGGCGTGGCGGCGTGAATGCTCGGCCAACTCGTCTCTTTGTCGGCACGCTCGTGGTCGTACTGACGACCTGGTCCCGGTCACCTACGACCAGGTGCTCGTGCCGTCGTTGGGGATGGTCGACCGGATCCGAGTGCGGCTGACCACCGCCGGGCGTGCGTGCGCCCCTGGCGTGGGCCGACACGATGGCCATGTGAAGCCACCAGGGCGCCGGTCCATGGCTCGCAGGCGCGGAGGTGTCCGAGCGGGAGCTGGCGTCGGTGGTGCTGACGGTCGGCTACGCGGATCGTCGCGGCCGCCCCGCATCGAGGACATCCGCGCCACCAACCCGCGCGATTCGCGGACCTGCCGCTGCCCCTGGTGCACGGTCTGCCCGCACCGGACGTGGTCCGCGGTCTGGTCCTGCACACCCCACCGCGGTCTCGGCCCCAGCGGCGAGCGCTGCGAAAGCCGCCCTGGGCTACCTGGTCCGCGCAGTCGAGTATCCACGCAGCTGCGAGGTCGCTGCAGGGTGCCGGGTGGAGATGCTCTTCGGTGATCGGGCCGGGGACACCACCGTCACCACCTGGACCGCGGCGCACGGGACCTACACTGGCTCCTGCGGCGGGGTCGATGGCCGAAGCCAGACGATCCTCGCCTGTGAGACCCAGCCTGAGTCCGGCAACGCCGCAGACCTGGCCGACGCGGGCGAGGCTGTGACGTTTCTCGACGCTGCCGCTGCGAATCCGTGGCTGCAGCACCAGCGCTTCTGACCTGCATCCTTCTGATCAAGGAGAGCACGGGCAACCCGCGCCCGTTGGCGGCGAGCCCAGCTGTAGCCAGGCCCCAGCCTTGCCTCTCACTCCGTGGTAGGCCGTTCGGCCGAACCAATGGGACTACGTCCAAAAAGGACTCGCGTGCGGGCTGTTCGCCGCGGACCGC from Alloactinosynnema sp. L-07 includes:
- a CDS encoding glycosyltransferase family 4 protein; its protein translation is MTTTSTLTSTVTPSLMFLLDSPNIWRGQALAGTPARVLALAEHSHRAGAKVTLVLCDRGADYGTEQHWPMDTVLVHPADFYTPPALVTVLGEPSVDFLLLCEAESLAARGRDLARRLGARLVYDVHDDESAVAASLGEPADVVEEYRTTQRVALAGADHVIVSTRNEATLAASASVPAERTAMLPNGADPTQRTCWGPDPDAGTLVFLGNLFYEPNARALASIRSTILPALHAAGTDVRVRVVGRGPAALTRPAEGIEFTGRVDTIDEALRGASLALAPLEAGSGAKMKVLDYLAAGLPVLGTSEAVTGLPLDHPGVLVDDDLHAWPSLITTLLRDPGALREVGQAGRECVERGLSWQQIGTDLLRNTHTWLAATSTTPPLGLVGGVSGPRWLAEHAGHNALGDPDTTSPGHPRWLRESSPTASRKG
- a CDS encoding NAD(P)-dependent oxidoreductase produces the protein MKLLIDHQQRGTRTVLVTGAAGLIGVPVLRCLRRNGFRVVAVDDGSAGTLGRLGEFTGCLDVAIRVVDIRHRDELARLVAATRPWAVIHLAARHFIPDCEREPGQTLAVNVIGTQNLLDACAAHPPARFVFASTADVYAADLRAHSEDDPIGPLGVYGCSKLLGERLLRDQAHRLPGCAVVIARLFNVYGPGDPNPHLLPEVIRQLQHAAVLRLGDLESARDFVYVDDVAEALVALLDTGHSGVFNVGTGHAVSGRELVGLVADTIGQKISVELDPERLRRRVRPVLYAVPDRLRQVLPWWPHTTLRGGVALTLADGTATTEARAS
- a CDS encoding NUDIX domain-containing protein, whose product is MTVTTEIIARAVIRRDGHLLLARQIGKSWYFLPGGHIEPGERVEPALVREIAEELGTDAKIAGFVGVVEHGYTEDGATHHELNLVFEIALAHGDPTSQEDHLEFHWLPLAKLADTDIRPTTLKNALIAFDADRTPFWRGWNG
- a CDS encoding helix-turn-helix transcriptional regulator: MVQRVDARIPNAALIRLREDAGLAQQDLAQELNDLAASKHAKHPQITKKTVGRWERGEVALPQPFYRRLLAEYFDVAVDELGFRRVRRAAPIPATSSHELLTLVAVPGRLEPRVHDDQRQWRHVRTGLNAHRHGLAVLAQQLYPDHQVPGLEATGVIAHPSWIPEQPVPIGRVALELDTSAFEPVIVGDERETAATRPLASTEARYRRYHHAVRDLATPRLFENRLCFRLLGLDWAHPTLRMQFGQMGFFDSIDINEALAHETALHHLGTTDQDSLASKGSWRRLAFRKLIGDPADLSRRPLMGAIGTLTIRGGDSPRVVLHQRDGTRVAGGGGMAHLLPAGIFQPSSYVPAAVDADFSLWRNIQREYAEELLGHDEYDGSGRPIHYDQLEPFITMDTALADGHIRVWCLGVTLDALTLCGDILTVAVIDPDLYDDLFGAAVNSNAEGTVPAHAFPFEANTLLRLRELGQLSPGAAAALHLAWHHRATLLHTQS
- a CDS encoding aminoglycoside phosphotransferase family protein, whose product is MGVDEPTAERVATAVEQLMPDTGPVRPVSVLRKGRSHASWVLDSAVGPLVGKVLLCGDRDVVRRRIAEHQRVWECGVPVPRVLGVTRSSPAAGGRLLIVSQYRSGQDAQDAAATVSATAVEEVMRATGAALNQLHQVPVPAFGDQASGLFPGPRTWSAVVDARVELLHSAYRDHDPGVSDGVIEAGLTLLAELATEVSPVVRAGTAHLDLYLPNILCDPDGRFLMLLDMEHLRWVDPVMDFVKPAMWMFDGQPGWAEAFVDGYRSAGAWPDRWSQRLAVASGWELLTGVDYWSRVRDTAMREDYLRRLRAWVRSDGAGHVWPQGVR